From one Sulfurovum sp. UBA12169 genomic stretch:
- a CDS encoding preprotein translocase subunit SecY yields the protein MGNALTQKILITLGFLFAYRVLAYIPTPGVDLNVIKEFFDDNTNNALGLANMFSGGAVERLSIISLGIMPYITASIVMELLAATFPTLGQMKKERDGMQKYMQIIRYFTIFITVVQAIGVSMGLQSMTGRGGESAVMIDPMMFTALATFSMLTGTMLLMWIGEQITQKGIGNGISLIIFAGIVSGLPSAISNTVKAVNAGEMNFLVVLGILAIILITVWAIIYVELGERRIPISYSRKTIMQNQSKRVMNYIPVKVNLSGVIPPIFASAILMFPLTMLQASTHPWMTAIADTLAPGGIVFNVATFLLVMFFAFFYASIAFNAKDIADSLKRQGGFIPGVRPGVHTKEFLNEVASRLTGSGAVYLAIVSTVPFLLISGMGASFYFGGVSVLIIVQVALDTMRKIEAQRTMNQYDTLGNVGL from the coding sequence ATGGGCAATGCTTTAACTCAGAAAATTCTGATTACTTTGGGATTCCTTTTTGCGTATAGAGTTTTAGCTTATATCCCAACACCGGGTGTTGATTTGAATGTCATCAAAGAGTTCTTTGATGACAATACAAATAATGCTTTGGGATTAGCCAATATGTTTAGCGGTGGCGCAGTTGAGCGCTTAAGTATTATCTCCTTGGGCATCATGCCTTATATTACTGCTTCTATCGTAATGGAACTTCTCGCAGCTACTTTCCCTACACTCGGTCAAATGAAAAAAGAACGTGACGGTATGCAAAAATACATGCAAATTATTCGTTATTTTACTATTTTTATTACAGTGGTGCAGGCGATTGGTGTATCAATGGGATTGCAAAGCATGACAGGTCGAGGCGGCGAGAGTGCAGTGATGATTGACCCGATGATGTTTACAGCGTTGGCAACTTTCTCCATGTTGACCGGTACAATGTTACTGATGTGGATAGGTGAGCAGATCACACAAAAAGGTATTGGAAACGGTATTTCCTTGATCATTTTTGCCGGTATCGTTTCAGGGTTGCCTTCAGCCATATCCAATACGGTTAAAGCAGTGAATGCTGGAGAGATGAACTTTTTGGTTGTGCTTGGCATCTTGGCAATCATTTTGATTACTGTTTGGGCTATCATCTATGTTGAATTGGGTGAGAGAAGAATCCCAATTTCCTATTCAAGAAAAACGATTATGCAAAATCAAAGCAAAAGAGTGATGAATTATATTCCTGTAAAAGTGAATCTTTCGGGAGTGATACCGCCAATTTTTGCCTCCGCTATATTAATGTTCCCTCTTACAATGCTGCAGGCAAGCACGCATCCTTGGATGACAGCAATTGCTGACACATTGGCGCCGGGGGGGATAGTATTTAATGTTGCGACATTTTTGCTGGTGATGTTCTTCGCATTTTTTTATGCTTCGATTGCATTTAATGCCAAAGACATTGCAGATAGCCTCAAAAGACAAGGCGGATTTATACCGGGTGTTAGACCGGGAGTTCATACTAAAGAGTTTTTGAACGAAGTAGCAAGCAGACTCACCGGTTCAGGTGCAGTTTATTTGGCAATTGTCTCTACGGTACCTTTTTTACTTATTAGCGGAATGGGTGCAAGCTTTTACTTTGGGGGAGTTTCTGTGTTGATTATTGTTCAAGTGGCGCTTGACACCATGAGAAAGATTGAAGCACAAAGAACAATGAATCAATATGATACATTGGGCAATGTAGGTCTATAA
- the map gene encoding type I methionyl aminopeptidase — MAIAIRKSDEIVKLKKAGEIVGKTLQHLQNIIKPGMTLEQIDSIGEAFIRQHGAEPSFKGLYGFKGSVCTSLNQVCIHGVPDETIVKEGDILGLDIGTKLDGYYGDAAITMGIGKISPEDQELINCSKDALYHAISLIKEGMRFKELTKILEDFIVSRGFVPLREYCGHGIGTSPHGEPNIPNYLEGKPNQGPKIKNGMVFCIEPMVCKKSGKPVILGDHWSVVSEDGLRTSHYEHQVAIVDGKAMILTQA, encoded by the coding sequence ATGGCTATTGCGATTAGGAAATCCGACGAGATCGTCAAGCTTAAAAAAGCTGGCGAGATTGTAGGGAAAACACTTCAGCATCTTCAAAATATTATAAAACCAGGAATGACTTTAGAGCAAATAGACAGTATTGGAGAAGCGTTTATTCGCCAGCATGGCGCAGAACCTTCTTTTAAAGGGCTTTATGGCTTCAAGGGCTCTGTGTGTACTTCCCTCAATCAAGTCTGTATCCATGGTGTGCCGGATGAAACCATTGTTAAAGAAGGTGATATCCTGGGCCTTGATATAGGTACCAAATTAGACGGCTATTATGGTGACGCAGCGATTACTATGGGAATAGGAAAAATATCCCCAGAAGACCAAGAGCTCATTAACTGCTCTAAAGATGCACTTTATCACGCGATCAGTTTGATCAAAGAGGGTATGCGCTTTAAGGAATTGACAAAAATTCTTGAAGACTTCATTGTCTCCCGCGGTTTTGTGCCATTGAGAGAGTATTGCGGACACGGTATCGGCACAAGTCCTCATGGTGAACCCAATATTCCTAACTACCTTGAAGGCAAACCAAACCAGGGTCCCAAAATAAAAAATGGGATGGTTTTCTGCATAGAGCCTATGGTATGCAAAAAAAGTGGCAAACCGGTAATACTAGGGGATCATTGGTCGGTGGTGAGTGAGGATGGATTGCGAACGAGTCATTATGAGCATCAAGTTGCTATCGTAGATGGCAAAGCGATGATATTGACTCAAGCATAA
- a CDS encoding translation initiation factor IF-1: MAKDDVIEIDGKVVEALPNATFRVELENGHIVLCHIAGKMRMHYIKILPGDKVKVELTPYSLDKGRITFRYK; this comes from the coding sequence ATGGCAAAAGATGACGTAATAGAGATAGACGGCAAAGTGGTAGAGGCGCTTCCCAATGCAACTTTTAGGGTAGAGCTTGAGAATGGTCATATTGTACTTTGTCATATTGCAGGAAAAATGAGGATGCACTACATTAAAATCCTTCCGGGCGATAAAGTAAAAGTGGAGCTAACGCCATATAGTTTAGACAAGGGTCGTATTACATTTAGATATAAATAG
- the rpmJ gene encoding 50S ribosomal protein L36 yields the protein MKVRPSVKKMCDDCKVIKRKGIVRVICKNPKHKQRQG from the coding sequence ATGAAGGTTAGACCATCAGTGAAAAAAATGTGCGATGACTGTAAAGTTATTAAGCGCAAAGGTATCGTACGCGTGATTTGTAAAAATCCAAAACATAAACAAAGACAAGGATAA
- a CDS encoding 30S ribosomal protein S13, with translation MARIAGVDLPKKKRMEYALTYIFGIGLTTSRQILDRTGIDYSKRVYELTDAEAAIIRNDIQENAMVEGDLRKKVALDIKALMDLGNYRGLRHRRGLPVRGQSTKTNARTRKGKRKTVGAA, from the coding sequence ATGGCACGTATAGCAGGTGTTGATTTACCTAAAAAGAAAAGAATGGAGTATGCCCTTACTTATATTTTTGGTATAGGGCTTACAACGTCAAGACAAATTCTTGACAGAACTGGCATAGACTACAGCAAAAGAGTTTATGAACTTACAGATGCTGAAGCAGCAATAATTCGTAACGACATTCAAGAAAATGCCATGGTGGAAGGTGATCTTCGCAAGAAAGTAGCACTTGACATCAAGGCACTTATGGATTTAGGAAACTATAGAGGTCTTAGACACAGAAGAGGACTTCCTGTTCGTGGACAAAGCACTAAGACTAACGCGCGTACTAGAAAAGGTAAGCGTAAAACTGTTGGCGCGGCATAA
- a CDS encoding 30S ribosomal protein S11 translates to MAKKKAKKSIAKGIVYVAATFNNTVITVTDEMGNVISWSSAGALGFKGSKKSTPFAAAEAVADAMEKAKENGIKEVGIKVQGPGSGRDTAVKSIGATEGVRVTFLKDITPLPHNGCRPPKKRRV, encoded by the coding sequence ATGGCTAAGAAAAAAGCAAAAAAAAGTATTGCTAAAGGTATAGTGTACGTAGCTGCAACATTTAACAATACCGTAATTACAGTAACTGACGAAATGGGAAATGTTATTTCTTGGAGCAGTGCAGGCGCATTAGGCTTTAAGGGAAGTAAAAAATCCACACCTTTTGCAGCAGCAGAAGCTGTAGCAGACGCAATGGAAAAAGCAAAAGAAAACGGCATCAAAGAAGTGGGCATTAAGGTACAGGGCCCAGGTTCTGGTAGAGATACAGCAGTTAAATCTATTGGTGCAACAGAAGGTGTCCGTGTAACATTCCTCAAAGATATTACACCGCTTCCTCACAACGGATGCAGACCTCCTAAAAAGAGAAGAGTGTAA